A part of Cucurbita pepo subsp. pepo cultivar mu-cu-16 unplaced genomic scaffold, ASM280686v2 Cp4.1_scaffold000222, whole genome shotgun sequence genomic DNA contains:
- the LOC111784513 gene encoding uncharacterized protein LOC111784513 — protein sequence MEARYLRDFKRGDPRTFKGASEDPTVAQMWLRSIESVFVLTNCPEAHRVECATFMLRDDAELWWQTTRDLISPEGGAISWVEFKDAFSEEYYPEDVQLRKQQEFIQLSQRGHTVTTYAREFSKLKRFAPK from the coding sequence ATGGAGGCTAGGTACTTGCGGGATTTCAAGAGGGGTGACCCTCGAACTTTTAAGGGGGCATCTGAAGATCCAACGGTGGCACAAATGTGGCTGAGGTCCATTGAGTCAGTATTTGTGTTGACCAACTGCCCTGAGGCCCATAGGGTAGAGTGTGCTACGTTTATGCTGCGTGATGATGCAGAATTGTGGTGGCAGACCACCCGCGACCTTATTAGTCCTGAGGGTGGTGCAATCTCGTGGGTGGAGTTCAAGGATGCCTTCTCTGAAGAATATTACCCAGAGGATGTCCAGTTGCGAAAGCAGCAGGAGTTTATCCAATTGAGTCAGAGGGGGCATACTGTTACTACCTATGCCAGGGAATTTTCTAAGCTAAAGCGTTTTGCCCCAAAATGA